The following proteins are co-located in the Polystyrenella longa genome:
- a CDS encoding serine/threonine protein kinase: MPQNDFDDNNPTVILTDQDDVIDLETETLLAERTRQEPRPVKMVQGPGLSFGSATTSLLQWRLQAVVILALVLNVCFLGLSLFFNAEFITGGHDTYHIYVVIRLIGLAGFLAVLLIYRDYSQKQLRWMEGLLFGFIVLMWIYQRYASIVSALDLSSEAELLTNRFSGLMSLVFIILSFGVFIPHRWQETAKVVATMALSPFIVTLLVHLFHPHLMDEITELTSHSHHSVMASNLLVGCILAVYSAGILNKMRAQMHEAEEYGQYRLIQKIGAGGMGEVHLVEHSLLKRPCALKLIKDSEGPVNIALARFEREVRTTASLTHPNTIEIYDYGHTEEGVFYYVMEFLPGMSLRNLVRDYGPLKPARALHLLDQTCDALVEAHDAGLVHRDLKPDNLFVSERGGVCDFIKVLDFGLVKSTKPGSAQLTSDEVVSGTPQFMAPEQVMGEHDLDARCDIYALGCIAYYTLTGKAPFNDGSAMAVMIAHTNQTVIPPSEIEKSIPSDIEEVILKCLEKKREDRYQSVYDLRQALRRCHDYGDWNAILAAEWWEEKESETDETTMASAALE, from the coding sequence ATGCCTCAGAATGACTTCGACGACAATAATCCCACTGTCATCCTGACAGATCAAGACGACGTGATCGATCTGGAAACCGAGACGCTTCTGGCTGAACGGACCAGGCAGGAGCCGCGTCCTGTAAAGATGGTTCAGGGGCCCGGCCTTAGTTTCGGGTCGGCAACGACATCTCTATTACAATGGCGTCTTCAGGCTGTTGTGATACTGGCGTTAGTACTCAATGTTTGTTTTCTGGGATTGAGTCTTTTCTTTAACGCTGAATTTATCACTGGTGGCCATGACACTTACCACATTTACGTCGTCATCAGGTTAATTGGGCTGGCTGGTTTTCTTGCTGTACTGCTGATCTATCGCGACTACAGTCAAAAACAGTTGAGGTGGATGGAAGGATTACTATTTGGCTTCATTGTTCTGATGTGGATCTATCAACGGTATGCTTCAATCGTTTCTGCACTTGATCTGAGCAGCGAAGCTGAACTGTTAACAAACAGATTCAGTGGTCTGATGTCACTCGTGTTTATCATTCTTAGTTTTGGTGTTTTCATTCCCCATCGCTGGCAGGAAACCGCGAAAGTCGTCGCAACGATGGCGCTGTCTCCTTTCATAGTCACTTTATTGGTCCACCTGTTTCACCCTCACTTAATGGATGAAATCACCGAGTTGACTTCCCATTCCCATCACTCCGTGATGGCTTCCAATCTACTGGTGGGCTGCATTCTCGCCGTTTACAGCGCCGGAATATTGAATAAAATGCGAGCCCAAATGCATGAGGCCGAAGAGTACGGTCAATATCGGCTGATTCAGAAAATTGGAGCGGGCGGAATGGGGGAAGTTCATCTAGTTGAACATTCGTTATTAAAACGTCCGTGTGCATTGAAACTCATCAAGGATAGCGAAGGACCTGTCAATATCGCTCTCGCACGTTTCGAACGTGAAGTACGCACGACAGCCAGTCTGACGCACCCGAATACAATCGAGATCTACGACTATGGGCACACTGAAGAAGGTGTGTTTTATTACGTGATGGAGTTCTTGCCTGGCATGAGTCTTCGAAATCTGGTTCGTGATTATGGTCCTCTGAAACCAGCCAGGGCTCTGCATCTTCTCGATCAAACTTGCGATGCCCTGGTCGAAGCGCACGATGCGGGTCTCGTGCACCGCGATCTGAAACCGGATAACCTGTTCGTTTCCGAGCGTGGAGGCGTCTGTGATTTTATCAAAGTACTCGATTTCGGCCTCGTGAAATCGACGAAGCCAGGTTCGGCCCAGTTGACCTCTGACGAAGTGGTGAGTGGTACGCCTCAGTTTATGGCCCCCGAGCAAGTCATGGGCGAACACGACCTTGATGCTCGATGTGACATCTATGCCCTCGGTTGCATTGCTTATTATACGCTCACGGGAAAGGCCCCGTTTAACGACGGTTCCGCGATGGCTGTCATGATCGCACATACAAACCAGACGGTGATTCCGCCTTCAGAAATTGAAAAGTCTATTCCGTCCGACATCGAAGAAGTCATTCTTAAATGCCTGGAGAAAAAACGAGAGGATCGATATCAGTCTGTTTACGATCTGCGACAGGCCCTTCGGCGGTGTCACGATTACGGCGATTGGAATGCGATCCTTGCTGCGGAATGGTGGGAAGAGAAAGAATCTGAGACCGATGAAACGACAATGGCCAGTGCCGCGCTGGAATAG
- a CDS encoding efflux RND transporter permease subunit has product MSRLAEICVKRPIFALMMIAALLVGGITAFPQLGVDRFPSMDLPTIFVRTTYPGAASSEVESEVTLPIEDAVATVAGIDELRSISRDGQSFVIVTFDLDRNVDAATQDVRDAVSSILNRLPPGIDPPVVQKRDLDSSPIMSLAVSGPRPPRELYVLAENYVKNVIESSSGVGEVTIAGASDRAVKVEIDAQRLAAHRLSIMEVREAIIRQNAEVPGGRLDEGMRERALRTMGRLEHSRDFPDLVVATINGSPVRLGDLGRVEDSTKEVRTLAHLNGKPAVILQIQRQSGENTVAVIEGIKEFLPRCRELLPKDVKVEIIQDQSRYIVSALHEIEQHLISGSILACITVLIFMRSWRSTLIASVAIPTSIISTFAFMQWFGFTLNNVTMLALVLMVGVVIDDAIVVLENIFHCIEEKGMAPGDAAIKGTKEIGMAVLATTLSLVIVFLPVAFLSSVTGRMLFQFGVTATVAILISLFVSFTLTPMMCSRLLLKKKVNPEDEGSEPASRRGFYHLVEVSYLWMLGKAMRWRWLVLIISILVMLSNIPLTQLVNRDYIPLNVDESEFEVRAEAREGVTLTAMREAIDLIETKLQRIDGIETVMTSLGTRSFGSVNSAEFFIRLQDSQERTFSIGRFFRGLFKGNPGEAFKGNYSQRDKMAEVRKALGEIPGMRASVRNLTSLRQGAPVDIDFATTGPEMPKLLDFSAKLAEKAKEIPGIVDVYTTLRIDNPELLVRIDRDRSAAMGIDVQEIADTLRIAVGGDDRVSRYRDETASDAYDVELRLVGIDRNNIDSISQLFVRGGSEADENVIVNEELRSRPITVRMDNLVRFEHKESASRIDRLNRQRMVSVRANIAGGYALADRIDALRAAADEVGIPSGYGTQVLGGGRELERTLADFGWTFILSFVLMYIVLAAQYENLVHPFVILLSLPLAVPFGLLSLHFGGETLNLYSALGILVLFGVVKKAAILQVDHTNALRAEGLDRHDAIMQANRDRLRPILMTTVSFVAGLMPLLIATGPGAEERRSIAVLAVGGQSFSLLLTLLAIPVLYTFFDDIGGWMHRLFRITDGDELFENSSESSSIEPATPVGTEIN; this is encoded by the coding sequence TCGTGATGCCGTCTCCAGTATTCTAAACAGGCTTCCTCCCGGGATTGATCCCCCGGTCGTGCAGAAACGCGACCTCGATTCTTCGCCTATTATGTCTCTGGCTGTATCCGGCCCTCGACCACCGAGGGAGCTGTACGTACTCGCGGAAAACTACGTTAAAAACGTGATTGAATCTTCCAGCGGGGTCGGAGAGGTTACCATCGCAGGTGCCTCTGATCGCGCTGTGAAGGTAGAAATTGATGCTCAGCGTCTGGCCGCGCATCGGCTATCGATTATGGAAGTCCGGGAAGCCATTATTCGACAGAATGCAGAAGTGCCCGGTGGACGACTGGACGAAGGCATGCGAGAACGCGCCTTACGCACGATGGGACGGCTAGAGCATTCCCGTGATTTTCCCGATCTTGTCGTGGCGACAATCAACGGTTCCCCCGTCCGTTTGGGGGACCTTGGTCGAGTCGAAGACTCTACCAAAGAAGTCAGAACGCTCGCTCACCTGAATGGAAAACCGGCCGTTATTCTGCAGATTCAACGACAATCGGGAGAGAACACCGTCGCTGTAATTGAAGGAATCAAAGAATTTCTCCCCCGGTGCCGCGAATTACTGCCTAAAGATGTAAAAGTAGAGATCATTCAGGACCAGTCTCGCTATATCGTTTCGGCCCTGCACGAAATTGAACAACATTTAATCTCGGGAAGTATTCTCGCCTGTATTACGGTTTTGATATTCATGCGATCCTGGCGGTCTACATTGATTGCCTCGGTCGCGATTCCAACGTCGATCATTTCGACATTCGCTTTTATGCAATGGTTTGGTTTTACACTAAACAACGTGACGATGCTGGCCCTGGTGCTGATGGTGGGGGTGGTGATTGACGATGCCATTGTGGTGCTGGAGAATATTTTCCACTGCATCGAAGAGAAAGGAATGGCGCCGGGAGATGCCGCTATTAAAGGAACCAAAGAAATCGGTATGGCTGTGTTGGCAACCACGTTGTCTTTGGTGATCGTTTTCCTGCCCGTCGCGTTTTTGAGTAGTGTGACAGGTCGAATGCTGTTTCAGTTTGGTGTAACCGCGACGGTGGCCATTCTGATTTCGCTATTCGTCAGTTTTACATTGACTCCGATGATGTGCAGTCGCTTGCTTCTTAAAAAGAAAGTCAATCCAGAAGACGAAGGCTCTGAACCTGCCTCCCGCCGAGGATTCTATCATTTGGTGGAAGTGAGCTACCTGTGGATGCTCGGAAAAGCGATGCGGTGGCGCTGGCTAGTGCTGATCATCTCTATTCTGGTAATGCTCTCTAATATTCCCCTCACCCAGTTGGTCAATCGAGATTACATTCCTCTGAATGTCGATGAGTCCGAGTTTGAAGTTCGCGCCGAAGCCAGAGAAGGGGTGACATTGACCGCCATGCGTGAGGCGATCGATTTAATCGAAACCAAGCTACAGCGTATTGACGGTATCGAAACAGTAATGACTTCACTCGGTACACGAAGTTTTGGTTCTGTGAATAGCGCTGAGTTCTTTATACGCCTGCAGGACAGTCAGGAAAGAACTTTCTCGATAGGGCGATTCTTTCGGGGACTGTTTAAGGGAAATCCGGGAGAAGCCTTTAAAGGAAACTATTCTCAACGAGACAAAATGGCCGAGGTCCGGAAGGCTCTCGGTGAGATTCCAGGAATGCGGGCCTCAGTGCGTAACCTGACTTCGTTGCGGCAGGGGGCGCCTGTCGATATCGACTTTGCGACCACGGGGCCAGAAATGCCAAAACTGCTTGATTTCAGTGCAAAACTAGCTGAAAAAGCAAAAGAGATTCCCGGTATCGTCGACGTTTACACGACCCTGCGAATCGATAATCCCGAGTTACTCGTCCGTATCGACCGTGATCGCTCGGCGGCAATGGGAATCGACGTGCAAGAGATCGCGGATACTCTCCGAATTGCCGTTGGAGGTGATGACCGCGTATCCCGCTATCGTGACGAGACTGCCAGTGATGCCTATGACGTTGAACTTCGACTCGTAGGAATTGACCGGAACAATATCGATTCAATTTCACAACTATTTGTTCGCGGCGGGTCCGAAGCAGACGAAAATGTAATTGTGAATGAAGAATTGCGCTCGCGACCGATCACCGTTCGCATGGATAACCTGGTACGTTTTGAACATAAAGAATCGGCATCCCGTATTGACCGGCTAAATCGTCAACGAATGGTTTCCGTGCGAGCGAACATCGCCGGCGGCTATGCCTTGGCTGACAGGATTGATGCGCTCCGCGCGGCTGCGGATGAAGTGGGAATCCCTTCCGGTTATGGTACACAGGTTCTCGGAGGTGGTCGCGAGTTGGAAAGAACGCTCGCAGACTTTGGTTGGACCTTCATCCTCTCTTTCGTCCTGATGTATATCGTGCTCGCCGCCCAGTACGAAAACCTGGTACATCCTTTCGTGATCTTACTATCACTTCCTCTCGCTGTTCCTTTCGGACTGTTGAGTTTGCATTTTGGAGGTGAAACCTTGAACCTTTATTCCGCACTCGGGATTCTGGTTCTGTTTGGTGTCGTGAAGAAAGCGGCCATTTTACAAGTCGACCATACCAACGCATTGCGTGCCGAAGGGTTGGATCGACATGATGCGATTATGCAGGCCAACCGGGACCGACTTCGTCCTATTCTGATGACAACGGTCTCGTTCGTCGCAGGCTTGATGCCCTTATTGATTGCGACTGGTCCCGGAGCGGAAGAACGCAGGTCGATCGCAGTTCTCGCGGTTGGTGGTCAGAGTTTTTCACTTCTGCTGACGTTATTGGCGATTCCCGTACTTTACACCTTTTTCGACGACATTGGTGGCTGGATGCATCGATTGTTTCGTATTACTGATGGAGATGAGCTGTTTGAAAATAGTTCCGAAAGCAGTTCCATAGAACCGGCGACACCAGTGGGCACCGAAATTAATTAA
- the secD gene encoding protein translocase subunit SecD: protein MPVHQKRRDDELTQPFFTSNGFLTVRQEFPNMTTGLKILFVVLLFVGPFVLAALIANALKLKAYANRLSVIFLTLFLGLSPFIWTVANGGSVWDEFRLGIDLAGGTNLVYQVDRGKADQADKVINNNAMDSLVTSVNKRLNPSGTEQVTVRQVGADRIEVIIPGADPEVVAAQKRAMTRLGSLEFAIVAEPLRHAELIEEAQASSGSDVRNADGKIVAGWRKVALAKDSETEEKDVAGQGFPTRQTEDGRTEVLLVFEGESERVTGQYLINSSSSFDQQGRPAVSFRFNTKGAKLFGDLTQKYTPQQGNPESHLAVLLDGFVHSAPSINEPITGGSGEITGSFTIAEVNELVGVLNAGALEIPLDQTPISEYTISPLLGSDIQEKGKNALIWASIAVVVFMAMYYLVAGLIADFCLLLNIVLVLGTMVFINATFTLPGLAGLVLTIGMAVDANVLIFERIREERMKGSSLRMAIHNGFDRAFTTIIDANVTTLLTALFLYLIGTDQVKGFAVTLFIGIIMSMFTALYVGRTVFEICEQKRWITDLKMFQWVKSANWNFVSHQKFTVVLSGLVIIIGLVAFGSRGAENLDIDFTGGTMVSFEFDDEAEADGNGFTPEYIKAQLADTELGNTISVDQLTIQDESGELMDGKYFRLRTKETNTDKVHQIVTQTFGDDLKKVTMEYTAPEQIVAAAEDEDTVIEFADGYRSAITFSSELSPAAAVDGLMQALAEIKSDGEGEAATPKYEKPEELIAVKGTAGSGMSASTGAVERYSEVQLSVAPAIEQEDFSIALGTMQEKMASSPTFEEVNSFGSAVASEMQQLAIVAMLASLAAIVMYIWFRFQHLTFGLAAVVALVHDVFIVLGCVALASILSDGPIGKALQFDDFRINLPMIAAFLTIIGYSLNDTIVVFDRIREVRGKNPTITKDIVNTSLNQTLSRTLLTSLTTFMVVGILYVWGGEGIHGFAFCLLIGVIAGTYSSIYVASPILLWLMNRKKSGAPV, encoded by the coding sequence ATGCCGGTTCACCAGAAACGTCGCGATGACGAACTGACACAGCCCTTCTTTACGAGTAATGGATTTCTCACTGTACGACAGGAATTCCCTAACATGACCACTGGACTCAAGATTCTCTTCGTCGTTTTGCTGTTTGTCGGCCCCTTCGTTCTGGCGGCCCTCATTGCAAACGCACTCAAACTCAAAGCCTACGCCAACCGGCTCAGCGTCATCTTTTTGACGCTGTTCCTTGGTCTGTCCCCTTTTATCTGGACAGTAGCGAATGGAGGGAGTGTCTGGGACGAGTTTCGGCTGGGTATCGACCTCGCTGGCGGAACCAACTTGGTCTACCAAGTCGATCGCGGCAAGGCCGATCAAGCAGACAAGGTCATCAATAACAATGCGATGGACAGCCTGGTCACCTCCGTTAACAAACGGTTGAATCCCAGTGGTACTGAGCAAGTGACTGTCCGACAGGTCGGTGCAGACCGTATTGAAGTTATTATTCCGGGAGCCGATCCAGAAGTCGTTGCCGCACAGAAACGGGCCATGACCCGCCTCGGTTCACTGGAGTTCGCAATTGTCGCTGAACCACTGCGGCATGCAGAACTCATTGAAGAAGCTCAGGCAAGTTCGGGATCAGACGTCCGCAACGCGGATGGAAAAATCGTCGCTGGCTGGCGAAAAGTCGCTCTTGCGAAAGATTCGGAAACCGAAGAAAAAGACGTTGCCGGACAAGGGTTTCCAACTCGCCAGACTGAAGATGGACGGACGGAAGTCCTGCTTGTCTTCGAAGGCGAATCTGAACGCGTTACTGGCCAATACTTGATTAACTCGTCGTCGTCATTCGACCAACAAGGACGTCCCGCAGTCTCCTTCCGTTTCAATACGAAGGGTGCCAAATTATTCGGTGACCTCACTCAAAAATATACACCCCAACAGGGTAACCCGGAATCTCACTTGGCCGTTCTCCTGGATGGCTTTGTACACTCCGCTCCAAGTATTAATGAACCGATCACCGGTGGTAGTGGTGAAATCACAGGCTCATTCACGATCGCAGAAGTCAATGAACTGGTCGGCGTTCTGAACGCTGGTGCCTTGGAGATTCCGCTCGATCAGACTCCAATCAGCGAATACACGATCAGCCCTTTGCTTGGTTCTGACATTCAGGAAAAAGGGAAGAATGCCCTTATCTGGGCTTCTATCGCTGTGGTTGTCTTCATGGCGATGTACTATCTCGTCGCCGGATTGATCGCGGACTTCTGTCTGCTGCTGAACATCGTTCTCGTTCTGGGAACAATGGTGTTTATTAATGCGACATTCACCTTACCTGGTCTTGCCGGGCTCGTGCTGACCATCGGGATGGCAGTTGATGCCAACGTTCTTATCTTCGAGCGTATTCGCGAAGAGCGAATGAAGGGCTCAAGTCTGCGTATGGCGATTCATAACGGTTTCGATCGTGCTTTCACGACGATTATCGACGCCAACGTAACGACCCTGCTAACTGCCCTGTTCCTGTACCTGATTGGTACAGACCAAGTCAAAGGTTTTGCCGTCACCTTGTTCATCGGTATCATCATGAGCATGTTCACTGCTTTGTACGTGGGCCGAACTGTCTTTGAGATTTGTGAACAGAAGCGTTGGATCACCGACCTGAAAATGTTCCAGTGGGTCAAATCGGCCAATTGGAATTTCGTGTCGCATCAGAAATTTACTGTCGTCCTTTCCGGGCTTGTCATTATTATCGGTCTGGTTGCATTCGGGTCTCGCGGAGCCGAAAACCTCGATATCGACTTCACTGGCGGTACGATGGTCAGTTTTGAGTTTGATGACGAAGCTGAGGCAGACGGTAATGGATTCACTCCGGAATACATCAAAGCTCAATTGGCCGATACCGAATTGGGAAATACTATTTCCGTCGACCAATTGACGATTCAGGACGAATCGGGTGAGTTGATGGACGGAAAATATTTCCGTCTGCGAACTAAAGAGACGAACACCGACAAGGTGCATCAGATCGTTACGCAAACCTTCGGTGATGACCTGAAAAAAGTCACTATGGAATATACTGCTCCCGAGCAGATTGTTGCTGCTGCAGAAGATGAAGATACGGTCATCGAATTCGCCGATGGCTATCGGTCGGCAATTACCTTCTCCAGCGAGCTATCACCTGCGGCTGCCGTAGACGGGCTGATGCAAGCTCTTGCGGAAATCAAATCCGACGGAGAAGGAGAAGCGGCTACTCCCAAATACGAAAAACCTGAAGAACTGATAGCCGTCAAAGGGACCGCTGGTTCTGGTATGAGTGCTTCAACAGGGGCCGTCGAACGATATTCTGAAGTTCAATTAAGTGTCGCACCAGCGATCGAACAGGAAGACTTCAGTATCGCTCTCGGCACCATGCAGGAAAAAATGGCCAGCTCTCCCACCTTTGAAGAGGTGAACAGCTTTGGTTCCGCCGTCGCTTCTGAAATGCAGCAATTGGCGATCGTGGCGATGCTGGCGAGTCTCGCCGCAATCGTGATGTATATCTGGTTCCGCTTCCAGCATCTGACCTTTGGTCTCGCCGCAGTCGTGGCCCTGGTTCACGACGTCTTCATCGTGCTCGGTTGTGTTGCTCTGGCCTCAATTCTAAGTGACGGACCGATAGGAAAGGCTCTTCAGTTCGATGATTTCCGAATTAACCTGCCGATGATTGCGGCCTTTCTGACCATTATTGGGTACTCATTGAACGATACGATTGTCGTCTTTGACCGTATCCGTGAGGTTCGAGGTAAGAACCCAACCATCACGAAAGACATCGTTAACACCAGCCTTAACCAGACTCTGTCCCGTACCTTATTGACGTCATTAACGACGTTCATGGTCGTTGGCATCTTGTACGTCTGGGGTGGCGAAGGAATTCATGGCTTTGCATTCTGTTTGCTTATCGGTGTCATCGCCGGTACCTACAGTTCGATTTATGTTGCCAGCCCAATCCTTCTCTGGTTAATGAATCGTAAAAAGTCAGGCGCCCCCGTCTGA
- the tgt gene encoding tRNA guanosine(34) transglycosylase Tgt, whose translation MSSHFRYELLATDSETRARLGRWHTPHGVVETPAFMPVGTLATVKGILPQQLKDVGVQQVLANTYHLALRPGADIVEEMGGLHQFMNWDGPILTDSGGFQVFSLAKMRKLDEKQVVFRSHIDGSVFELSPEKAVRIQEQLGADCIMCLDECPPHDVSPDEMQRAVDLTTRWATRCRDAQQRSDQALFGIVQGGTHQKMRERSAEGLVPLDLPGYAVGGLSVGEDPADMYTTLDFTTPLLPADRPRYLMGVGRPQDLLESVVRGIDLFDCVMPTRNGRNAQAFTSAGPVRLRNQKHQRDPGPLDPECGCLTCTSYSRAYLRHLFIAGEMLGPILLSLHNIAFYQQLLRNLREAIQLNKAAEFKAVQLARWGISN comes from the coding sequence TTGTCTTCCCACTTCAGATATGAACTCCTGGCGACCGATTCCGAAACGAGAGCCCGACTGGGCCGCTGGCATACACCTCATGGCGTCGTCGAAACGCCCGCATTCATGCCAGTTGGAACATTAGCGACGGTGAAGGGAATTCTGCCCCAGCAACTGAAGGATGTTGGCGTCCAGCAGGTTCTGGCTAATACATATCACCTCGCCCTCCGGCCCGGTGCCGATATCGTCGAAGAGATGGGGGGCTTGCATCAGTTTATGAACTGGGATGGCCCCATCCTGACTGATAGTGGTGGATTTCAGGTCTTCAGCCTGGCGAAGATGCGGAAATTGGACGAAAAACAGGTCGTTTTTCGATCGCACATTGATGGCTCTGTCTTCGAACTATCACCAGAAAAAGCAGTGCGGATCCAGGAACAACTGGGAGCCGATTGCATCATGTGCCTCGATGAATGCCCTCCGCACGATGTTTCTCCCGACGAAATGCAACGTGCTGTTGACTTGACGACTCGCTGGGCCACTCGCTGTCGGGATGCTCAGCAACGATCAGATCAGGCCTTGTTTGGGATCGTTCAAGGTGGTACCCATCAGAAAATGCGAGAACGTTCGGCCGAAGGTCTGGTTCCGCTCGATTTACCAGGATATGCCGTTGGTGGCCTGTCAGTGGGCGAAGATCCGGCGGATATGTACACAACCCTCGATTTTACAACTCCCCTGCTTCCTGCTGATCGGCCTCGATATCTCATGGGGGTCGGACGCCCTCAAGACCTGCTGGAGAGTGTTGTGAGAGGAATCGATCTGTTTGATTGTGTCATGCCGACGAGAAACGGACGCAATGCTCAAGCTTTTACCAGTGCGGGGCCAGTTCGTCTTCGAAATCAAAAACATCAGCGCGATCCAGGCCCTCTGGATCCCGAATGTGGTTGTCTGACCTGCACGTCTTACTCCCGCGCTTATCTACGGCACCTGTTTATCGCAGGCGAGATGCTTGGCCCAATTTTACTCTCTTTACATAACATCGCATTCTACCAACAGTTGCTGCGAAATCTCCGCGAGGCCATACAACTGAATAAGGCGGCAGAGTTTAAGGCCGTACAACTTGCTCGCTGGGGGATATCTAACTAA
- the yajC gene encoding preprotein translocase subunit YajC yields the protein MIDLFTDLFLFAQDAGAEAPANEAAPNPVFQLLPIVAVIVLFYLMMVRPQRNERKKHDALVSALKKNDQVQTIGGIIGTVSHLTDDTVTIKVDDNAKIKMRRSSIQTVLTGNEETKS from the coding sequence ATGATTGATCTCTTCACGGACCTATTTTTGTTTGCTCAGGATGCGGGAGCAGAAGCACCTGCTAATGAAGCCGCTCCGAACCCCGTGTTCCAATTACTGCCGATCGTCGCTGTTATCGTTCTGTTCTATCTAATGATGGTGCGTCCTCAGAGGAATGAACGGAAGAAGCACGATGCACTGGTCAGTGCCCTGAAAAAGAATGATCAGGTCCAAACCATCGGCGGCATCATCGGAACCGTCAGTCATCTGACAGACGACACGGTCACCATCAAAGTTGATGACAACGCGAAAATCAAAATGCGACGCAGCAGTATTCAGACGGTCCTCACCGGCAACGAAGAGACCAAGTCCTGA
- a CDS encoding ion transporter translates to MSSAAARDITPYQLFMMALCVLVLFMLVIQTLIAPQSEEAQILEYADFCICIFFLVDFFISLYRAKDRKKYMLTWGWIDLISSIPVDIVRLGRIARLLRIVRLFRAVRATKTIAHHLLQHRTEGVLLSSALLTLLMLVFASIAILQLENSPESNIHTAEDALWWSFVTITTVGYGDHYPVTAEGRFLAAFLMITGVGLFGAVAGTMTSWFTSGAVEETDQDLEELKEELRIVRALLEEAKKEREDVVSSR, encoded by the coding sequence ATGAGTTCTGCTGCCGCGCGTGATATTACCCCCTATCAGCTGTTTATGATGGCGCTGTGTGTTCTGGTTCTATTCATGCTGGTAATACAGACCTTGATCGCGCCCCAGTCAGAAGAAGCACAGATTCTGGAATACGCAGACTTCTGTATCTGCATTTTCTTTCTGGTTGATTTCTTCATCTCGCTTTACCGAGCGAAAGATCGTAAGAAGTACATGCTGACCTGGGGGTGGATTGATTTGATCTCCAGTATACCCGTTGATATTGTCCGTCTTGGTCGTATTGCTCGCCTGCTACGAATCGTGCGTTTATTTCGAGCGGTGAGGGCCACTAAAACTATCGCCCATCATTTGCTTCAGCACCGTACTGAAGGTGTACTGCTATCGTCCGCACTATTGACGTTACTGATGCTCGTCTTTGCCAGCATTGCGATTCTGCAACTGGAGAATTCCCCGGAATCAAATATCCATACTGCTGAAGATGCACTGTGGTGGTCGTTTGTCACGATTACTACCGTTGGATATGGAGATCATTATCCTGTAACTGCGGAAGGGCGATTTCTAGCCGCATTCCTGATGATTACCGGAGTGGGCTTGTTCGGAGCCGTTGCCGGGACGATGACATCCTGGTTTACGTCAGGAGCCGTCGAAGAGACCGATCAGGATTTGGAGGAACTGAAAGAGGAACTCCGAATCGTGCGTGCTTTGCTGGAAGAAGCAAAAAAAGAGCGGGAAGACGTCGTCTCTTCTAGATAG